The Fervidobacterium gondwanense DSM 13020 genome has a segment encoding these proteins:
- the metG gene encoding methionine--tRNA ligase, whose protein sequence is MKKFYITTPIYYVNAEPHIGSSYTTIVGDILARYKRMLGYEVFYLTGTDEHGQKIAQAAREKGVEPQVLCDELAQKFKDLWKDLNITNDYFIRTTDENHMRTVQYFVSRMLENGDVYKGTYEGWYCVPCETYWNEDELEHDEHGHNLCPSCRREVQVIKEENYFFRLSKYTEPLLKHFQDNPEFVEPDFRKNEMLKILESGLKDLSITRTTLKWGIPMPKDPEHVIYVWVDALINYISAIGYPDNMDNFNKWWPADVHLIGKEINRFHSLIWPAMLMSVGLPLPKKVFAHGWLTVNGQKISKSLGNAIDPREYVKKYGNDVVRYYLVRDIVFGKDGDFSEENLVKRLNSDLANDYGNLLHRTLAMIVKHFSSIVPGISSLEEIDKSLISEYEKTKEEYISLMDSYKITDALDRLWQFIGYLNKYFDETRPWVLAKEGNKERLGTVLSLVVESTLKVATLVSPVMPDSSKEVYSRLGISSDFSEIYLTGWEHLKDRKILHGEPLFKKFEKGKEEKFMEKEQIKGQAETKVENVVTMSDLIDIDYFKKVDLRVAKILEAEKVEKSEKLVKLQIDLGELGRRQIVAGIAQFYKPEELVGRLIIVVANLKPAKLMGLESNGMLLAAKKNDKLKLLTVSDEIEPGAKIS, encoded by the coding sequence GTGAAAAAGTTTTATATTACGACGCCTATTTATTATGTTAACGCGGAACCTCATATAGGGAGCTCATATACTACGATTGTTGGTGATATCTTGGCTCGTTACAAGAGAATGCTCGGCTACGAAGTTTTTTATCTGACTGGTACGGATGAACACGGTCAAAAAATAGCTCAGGCAGCACGAGAGAAAGGTGTTGAACCTCAAGTTCTCTGCGATGAACTTGCACAGAAATTTAAAGATTTGTGGAAGGATTTGAATATCACAAACGATTATTTTATAAGAACGACAGATGAAAATCACATGAGAACTGTTCAGTACTTTGTTTCAAGGATGCTCGAAAATGGCGATGTCTACAAAGGTACGTATGAAGGATGGTACTGTGTACCGTGTGAAACGTACTGGAACGAAGATGAATTAGAGCATGATGAACACGGACACAACCTTTGTCCATCGTGCAGAAGAGAAGTCCAGGTCATCAAAGAGGAAAACTATTTCTTCAGATTGTCAAAGTATACGGAGCCTCTTCTAAAGCATTTCCAAGATAATCCCGAGTTTGTTGAGCCTGATTTCAGAAAAAACGAGATGTTAAAAATTCTCGAATCTGGTCTGAAAGACCTTTCGATAACCAGAACAACGTTAAAATGGGGCATACCAATGCCAAAAGATCCAGAACACGTCATTTACGTCTGGGTCGATGCACTGATAAACTATATTTCGGCAATCGGTTATCCTGACAACATGGATAATTTCAACAAATGGTGGCCCGCTGATGTACATCTAATAGGAAAGGAAATTAACAGGTTCCACAGCCTTATTTGGCCTGCAATGTTGATGTCGGTCGGACTACCTTTACCAAAGAAAGTCTTTGCGCACGGCTGGTTGACTGTGAATGGCCAGAAGATAAGCAAGTCGCTTGGAAATGCTATAGATCCACGTGAGTACGTAAAGAAATATGGTAACGACGTTGTTAGATATTACCTCGTTAGAGATATAGTTTTTGGAAAGGATGGAGACTTTTCCGAAGAAAACCTCGTTAAGAGATTGAATTCTGATCTTGCTAACGATTACGGTAACCTGCTCCATAGGACACTTGCTATGATTGTGAAACATTTTTCCTCAATAGTTCCGGGTATTTCTTCGTTAGAAGAAATTGATAAGAGCCTCATAAGTGAATATGAAAAGACAAAAGAGGAATATATAAGCCTGATGGACAGTTACAAGATAACCGATGCGCTTGATAGATTGTGGCAGTTTATAGGGTATCTGAACAAATACTTTGACGAAACAAGGCCTTGGGTGTTGGCAAAGGAAGGTAATAAGGAAAGACTTGGAACAGTTTTGTCTTTGGTTGTAGAGAGTACACTGAAAGTTGCAACACTTGTTTCGCCAGTTATGCCTGATTCATCAAAAGAAGTCTATTCAAGACTTGGTATAAGCAGTGATTTCTCAGAGATTTATTTGACTGGGTGGGAACATCTCAAAGACAGAAAGATTCTACATGGTGAACCACTGTTTAAGAAATTTGAAAAAGGTAAGGAGGAAAAGTTTATGGAAAAAGAGCAAATTAAGGGTCAAGCTGAAACTAAAGTTGAAAATGTCGTAACTATGAGTGATCTTATAGATATAGATTACTTCAAAAAAGTAGATTTGCGCGTTGCAAAGATTTTAGAAGCCGAGAAAGTGGAGAAGTCCGAAAAATTAGTTAAGTTACAGATAGACCTTGGTGAACTTGGCAGGAGACAGATAGTAGCAGGTATAGCTCAGTTCTATAAACCCGAAGAGCTCGTAGGAAGGCTAATAATTGTTGTAGCCAATTTGAAGCCTGCAAAGTTGATGGGACTTGAATCAAACGGAATGCTGCTTGCCGCTAAGAAGAACGATAAGCTCAAACTGTTAACAGTATCTGATGAAATCGAACCGGGAGCGAAGATTTCGTAA